One genomic region from Streptomyces sp. NBC_00582 encodes:
- a CDS encoding sugar ABC transporter substrate-binding protein, translating to MSRPPYALVPTASRRRFLAWSAGAVATGALGAAGCSAPGGASTAEAAGTPAAKARDLKQIGLDYPFTQLPLYATLVKLSTAAAEKRGVSLLTTSDAGNADTQAANLTTWVSREVPAIVSFPMVFEATEALAKRALDAGLIWVTYGGSLAHQSADIQFSFLEGGRLLGEAAARWANETLGGKGKIAFLTDSTIQLGRERTKGMIDAFTAKAPGVDVVAREQAIDPDTGLSKTRAVLAKHPDLNLVLGVTDAAAYGGFKALQQTGRKATDAKTFVGGQDGAAPSLLAIKQGTFYRASAALAPKDIADAVVEVPLAVAAGKANPSVQVPITLVGPTDTARIDALLAQNS from the coding sequence ATGTCCAGACCCCCGTACGCCCTCGTCCCCACGGCGTCCCGCCGCCGTTTCCTCGCCTGGTCGGCCGGTGCCGTCGCGACCGGGGCGCTCGGCGCCGCGGGCTGCTCGGCCCCCGGCGGTGCGAGCACGGCCGAGGCGGCGGGCACGCCCGCGGCGAAGGCACGTGACCTGAAGCAGATCGGCCTGGACTACCCGTTCACCCAGCTCCCCCTCTACGCGACCCTGGTGAAGCTCTCCACCGCCGCCGCCGAGAAGCGGGGCGTCTCGCTGCTCACCACGAGCGACGCCGGCAACGCCGACACCCAGGCCGCCAACCTCACCACCTGGGTCTCCCGCGAGGTCCCGGCGATCGTGTCCTTTCCCATGGTCTTCGAGGCCACCGAGGCGCTCGCGAAGCGCGCCCTGGACGCGGGCCTGATCTGGGTGACGTACGGCGGATCGCTCGCACACCAGAGCGCGGACATCCAGTTCAGCTTCCTGGAGGGCGGCCGGCTCCTCGGCGAGGCCGCCGCGCGCTGGGCCAACGAGACGCTCGGCGGCAAGGGCAAGATCGCCTTCCTCACCGACAGCACCATCCAACTGGGCCGCGAACGCACCAAGGGCATGATCGACGCGTTCACCGCGAAGGCCCCCGGTGTCGACGTCGTCGCCCGGGAGCAGGCCATCGACCCGGACACCGGGCTGTCCAAGACCCGGGCCGTCCTCGCCAAGCACCCCGACCTCAACCTGGTCCTCGGCGTCACGGACGCGGCGGCGTACGGCGGTTTCAAGGCCCTGCAGCAGACGGGACGCAAGGCGACCGACGCGAAGACGTTCGTCGGCGGCCAGGACGGCGCCGCCCCCTCCCTCCTCGCGATCAAGCAGGGCACCTTCTACCGCGCCTCCGCCGCCCTCGCGCCGAAGGACATCGCCGACGCGGTCGTGGAGGTGCCGCTCGCGGTGGCCGCCGGAAAGGCGAACCCGAGCGTCCAGGTGCCGATCACCCTGGTCGGACCCACCGACACCGCGCGCATCGACGCCCTGCTCGCCCAGAACTCCTAG
- a CDS encoding sugar ABC transporter ATP-binding protein, which yields MTEPNLRIRGLTKSFGGVRALDGVDLTVPAGRVHALLGHNGAGKSTLIRCLGGAFPPDAGTIEVGGTSYARLTPRESIAAGVAIIFQTLSVVDSLTVAENIFLGQEWTRYGRIDRRAQEEVAAGLLERVAATCSPRDRVGELPMGQRQLVEIAKALSRSASVLVLDEPTAALSRAESEALAERVEDLRTQGLAIVHVTHLLGEVERLADEVTVLRDGRVAHHARMAGQSRRDLVQAITGPTSKRRGPYPCAAPPPGRDQPRRDPHTPTNRLTLNALRGPHFGPLDLTVAQGEIVALYGLIGSGRTSLLETIYGRHPATAGTLQVGTRTVHPSRPSDALAAGIALVPGDRRGQALFPVLSAHDNALLPSVRRLARFGTRGLATERRIFGALSDAVGLRPSAPRLAAASFSGGNQQKLVLGRWINEAREVDVLLLDEPTQGVDVGSRHEIYDVVRALAAERGTAVLFASNDPEEVVALAHRALIVSAGRVVGELGGPELTEAALLSAVHEGAA from the coding sequence ATGACCGAACCGAATCTGCGGATCCGGGGCCTGACCAAGTCCTTCGGCGGTGTCCGGGCCCTGGACGGCGTCGACCTCACCGTCCCGGCGGGCCGGGTGCACGCCCTGCTCGGCCACAACGGGGCCGGCAAGTCCACTCTGATCCGCTGCCTCGGCGGGGCCTTCCCGCCCGACGCGGGCACCATCGAGGTGGGCGGCACCTCCTACGCCCGGCTGACCCCGCGCGAGTCGATCGCCGCCGGGGTGGCGATCATCTTCCAGACGCTCAGCGTCGTCGACTCCCTGACGGTGGCCGAGAACATCTTCCTCGGCCAGGAGTGGACCCGGTACGGCCGGATCGACCGGCGCGCCCAGGAGGAGGTCGCCGCCGGTCTGCTCGAACGGGTCGCGGCCACCTGCTCCCCCCGTGACCGGGTCGGGGAACTTCCCATGGGACAGCGCCAGTTGGTGGAGATCGCCAAGGCCCTCAGCCGCAGCGCCTCGGTCCTGGTCCTGGACGAACCGACGGCGGCCCTGTCCCGCGCGGAGAGCGAGGCCCTGGCGGAACGGGTGGAGGACCTGCGCACCCAGGGCCTCGCGATCGTCCACGTCACCCATCTGCTGGGGGAGGTGGAGCGCCTGGCGGACGAGGTGACGGTACTGCGCGACGGACGAGTCGCCCACCACGCCCGAATGGCAGGCCAATCCCGCCGGGACTTGGTACAAGCGATCACCGGGCCCACCTCAAAGCGGCGCGGGCCGTATCCCTGTGCGGCTCCGCCGCCTGGGCGCGATCAACCACGACGCGACCCGCACACGCCGACGAACCGCCTGACCCTCAACGCACTGCGAGGCCCCCACTTCGGCCCCCTCGACCTCACGGTCGCCCAAGGCGAGATCGTCGCCCTCTACGGCCTGATCGGCTCCGGCCGCACCAGCCTCCTCGAAACGATCTACGGCAGACATCCCGCGACCGCGGGAACCCTCCAGGTCGGCACCCGGACCGTCCACCCCTCCCGCCCCTCCGACGCCTTGGCCGCAGGCATCGCCCTGGTCCCCGGCGACCGACGCGGCCAGGCTCTCTTCCCGGTGCTCAGCGCCCACGACAACGCGCTCCTGCCGTCCGTCCGCCGCCTCGCCCGGTTCGGGACGCGCGGGCTCGCCACCGAGCGCAGGATCTTCGGCGCCCTGTCCGACGCGGTCGGTCTGCGCCCCTCGGCGCCCCGGCTCGCCGCCGCCTCCTTCTCCGGCGGCAACCAGCAGAAACTCGTCCTCGGCCGCTGGATCAACGAGGCCCGCGAGGTCGACGTCCTGCTCCTGGACGAGCCCACGCAGGGCGTCGACGTGGGGTCCCGCCACGAGATCTACGACGTCGTCCGCGCGCTCGCCGCCGAGCGCGGCACCGCCGTGCTGTTCGCGTCCAACGACCCCGAGGAGGTCGTCGCGCTCGCCCACCGCGCTCTGATCGTCTCGGCCGGCCGGGTGGTCGGCGAGCTGGGCGGACCCGAACTCACCGAGGCCGCGCTGCTGTCGGCCGTCCACGAAGGAGCAGCATGA
- a CDS encoding ABC transporter permease, with protein sequence MTTLTAARVTSYGRLTAVRRQPLLAVLAVLVLVFQVTTGSFLDAGNLRGIATDAATLALVAVPLALLVISGYLDLSVGSTLALGGLVAGWLAGQQHQSPVVAVLGALAVGAAVGAVNGILCCYLGLSAFIVTLGMLTAVRGLAQQLFPLPLSGFGSGFAWLGGSRIAGVDAPVVIAGLVLLAGALFVAFTPAGRHVFAIGVNREAAHLSGIAVRRAPFALFVVTGVAAALAGAIRASVLDSAVAGTSGAGFELTVLTAVLLGGVALSGGSGSVLGVLLGVLFLGCLQNGLTLLNVPAFWQQMAQGAALVAGAALAHLAPRRTR encoded by the coding sequence ATGACCACCCTCACCGCCGCGCGTGTGACGTCGTACGGCCGGCTCACCGCCGTACGCCGTCAGCCGCTGCTCGCCGTCCTCGCCGTCCTGGTGCTGGTCTTCCAGGTGACGACGGGCAGTTTCCTCGACGCGGGCAATCTGCGCGGGATCGCCACGGACGCGGCCACGCTCGCCCTCGTGGCCGTTCCGCTGGCCCTGCTGGTGATCAGCGGGTATCTCGATCTGTCGGTGGGGTCCACGCTCGCCCTGGGCGGGCTGGTGGCCGGCTGGCTCGCCGGGCAGCAGCACCAGTCGCCGGTGGTCGCCGTGCTGGGCGCGCTGGCGGTGGGCGCGGCCGTCGGTGCCGTGAACGGGATCCTGTGCTGCTACCTGGGGCTGTCGGCGTTCATCGTGACGCTCGGCATGCTGACCGCCGTGCGCGGGCTGGCGCAGCAGTTGTTCCCGCTGCCGCTGAGCGGCTTCGGGTCCGGGTTCGCCTGGCTGGGCGGTTCGCGGATCGCCGGGGTGGACGCGCCGGTCGTGATCGCCGGGCTGGTGCTGCTGGCGGGCGCGCTGTTCGTGGCGTTCACCCCGGCGGGGCGGCATGTCTTCGCCATCGGGGTCAACCGGGAGGCGGCCCATCTCTCCGGCATCGCCGTGCGCCGTGCGCCGTTCGCGCTGTTCGTGGTGACGGGCGTGGCGGCGGCGCTGGCCGGGGCGATCAGGGCGTCGGTGCTGGACAGCGCGGTGGCGGGGACCTCGGGAGCGGGCTTCGAGCTGACCGTGCTGACGGCGGTGCTGCTCGGCGGGGTCGCGCTCAGCGGCGGCAGCGGCTCGGTCCTCGGGGTGCTGCTCGGCGTGCTGTTCCTCGGTTGTCTGCAGAACGGCCTCACCCTGTTGAACGTGCCCGCCTTCTGGCAGCAGATGGCCCAGGGCGCC